The Sesamum indicum cultivar Zhongzhi No. 13 linkage group LG6, S_indicum_v1.0, whole genome shotgun sequence genomic interval aaaaatacattaaaaatcCCTCTTCTTCCCTCCCTCCTCTCTTTCATTCACTAATCTCCACAGAATCTTAAGAACAAACCCACCACTCTCACACTTGTCCAACTCTTACCTCAAATATCTGCATTGTTTCATTCCTTCCATTTGTCTAAACACCCTGGAAACAGAGCCTCAGCTCTCTATTTTCCATCTTTCTCTCCTTTCCTTTTTATGGTCCTGGATTGGAGTGTGAGTGGCAttctcatacatatatatggcCGGGGCCTGGACAAGAACTCCCTGGATTTGATCGCTGAATCTTGTATCACTCCTCATTTTTGTTCTGCTGTTCTTGATTCTCCGGGCCTTTCTCTTTGAAATAACTGAGAAATGGCCGTCGAGAAACACGTTGTATCAGTTCTAACAATGGCAGGAGGAATCCTGCACGAAATCTTGAGTTTCATCGTTTTTACTATGTTAGACCTCCTGGATTTCCTTCTTTGCTACGCCTTCAAGGTCGCGGATGTTATCATGGAAGCTGAGCGGAAGCCTTGCTATTGTTCATCAGGGAAGGAAGCAATCACCAGCAGCGGGAAGATCCTGGTTTCCGAACAAGGGGAGTCAAAGATAGTCAGTTTAACTTGCAGCAAGTTGCAGCTGGAGGAAATCTCCGACACTCTCTACGCTCGCCCGTCGTGGGTTTCCAAGTTCTCGAAATGCAGCTTTCTGCAGTCCTCGAAGAGGATCAGCCGACGAAGTGCGGGGCCGGTTCGGCCTACGTTCACTGTTAATCCGACCATCGTTGAAATGCTGCAAGGCAGGATTGGGAGGCAGCAGATGTTTCCGGTTCCTAGATGGTCGGATTGCGATTGCAAGACTTGCACATCTTGGACTTCGTCCTCCTGCAAAGAAACTCTCTTTGTGAAAGCTGATGGTGCTAAAGGTAAGGACAGAAACACGGACATTTGCGTTTTCGTCCTGTTGTAAGTACCGGGTGGCACCTCATTACAAAAGAAGACAAGATTAACAGACAAAATAATCAAGTGAGAATTTTAATTGGTCTCTAgtgatttagttattttacttTGTCACgttaatgaatatattttataaacattaTCATTAGTAAGAATGGGTGACAacattatttgtataaaattgtaactaaaaaagtaattaatgacACATGTACAATGACGGCATAATGACAATAactatttgtcataattatacatGCGTCACTAGCTAATTATCTATATTAACGACCtgataaaagattttttatcatcaataattatataataacaaaattaatattattgtctatttaatatatatttttaataacaattttaaaaattgtcacttgatattttaaagaattgtATTTTGTTATAGTTAGTccacttcaaattttatcactaacatcatattttgttgtggCACTTTAACAATATTTCTAACCAGAAATTGTCGATTTAGTCGAAATATGGCCAAAAGAGGTCTAAAATGTGACAAGTTCCGGCGATTAATACCCTcaatttgttatttgttttttaaattgttgtcCTTCATGACCAAATTAAGTTCCAAGTGGAGCAATTAAAAGTGCCACCACCCCATACTTAACAGCAAGAAAATTGCACTTTCCCCAAAAAGAACAAGACCCTTTAACTCACGTACCTGCCCAACTAATTTTCTGACCAATGCATGAAGATGTAATGAATGcagtaataattttgattcttctCTTGTGTTTTTGATTCTTCTCTTGTGTTTTTTTGGTGAAACTCAGACATTGTGCAAGAAGATGTGTTGTTCATTCATGGGTTCATATCATCCTCAGCATTCTGGACCGAAACACTGTACCCCAACTTCTCAAAGTCTGCGAAATCCAAATACAGATTGCTTGCGGTGGATCTGCTAGGGTTTGGGAGGAGCCCTAAGCCTACGGATTCGCTGTACACGTTGAGAGAGCACTTAGAGATGATTGAGAGGTCTGTTCTTGAGGCGTACAATGTCAAATCTTTCCACATTGTGGCGCATTCGTTGGGCTGCATTTTGGCTCTTGCTCTTGCCGTCAAGCATCCAGGCTCGGTCAAGTCCTTGACGTTACTTGCACCGGTGAGTTGAGCTTTAATCTAGTTCATGTGTTGTCGGTTTTGcctttatatatgtattatgaTAAAACTAGAATGGTCTCACTAAAAACAATGACTTTTTACTAGGATTTTTTTAtagctaaaagaaaaaaatcgtggcaaataaaaataaatcatcgCTTTGCAAAGGCCATTCGCCGTTTTTTTGCAAGTgcagacaaaaaatattagtcatgaccaaaatataacaaataatttgtttatggCTAGTGacgaatattaattaattgtagtaaaaaatattaaaaaattttgttttgatttttttaacgtgattaatagtattaatttaccactatttataaaatgtggTTATTAATAGTATagcaaaaacttaatttttttttataatatctgcGACGAAGTCCATGGGTGTggttaaatttttaagatagaacaaagaacacaAAACACACTCCCATTGTTTTCCTAGTGTTACCAAGATaaattgagagaaaaaatttaaagatattatACACTCTCCTCCTTTGAGGCTTGGTgaaattacacgtaaacctcctgtattttggaaaattaaatttagcaCCCCTgagtttgctttcatctaacaaataagtccctcaattagttaaaattcaccgaatttgttgatacaaaaaaaatagataaaaatctGTATGAaccctgattgacttattactgatttagtgcacgtcaaataattattttgaccaaattaccctcagATACTTTCAcgtattaatgcatgtgaggaggtatatcttcaccgttataaaaGTAGTTTAGTCCAAGAAAGATTATTTGTCATTCAACAAGTCAGTAAttagtcaatcgagggtaaatatattttttcattgagttatttttgttatcatcaaattcagtgaattttgactaatggagggacttatgtgttagacggaaacaaacttttgaaatactagatgtaattttccaaaccacaaggggtctaagtgtaattacatcaaccTCATGGGcgaagagtgtaattatcccaaattaaaattcttacccTACAACAAAACCCAATCAATGACATAATaacaatgaaataattatcatataattcatgactttttataaattgtatattaattatacgatAAGCGTATTTGACGTACATACGTTTCCATAAATTGGCAGCCATATTTTCCAGCGCCAAAGGGTGAAGCATCCGCACAACACATGATGAGAAGAATTGCCCCACGGCGGCTGTGGCCGATGATCACATTTGGTGCGTCAATAGCTTGTTGGTACGAACACATCACTCGGGCGTTTTGCCTTGTGATGTGCAAGAACCACCGTCTCTGGGAATCTATCACCAGACTACTCACCGGAAACAGGTGCCTCTGCTTCTTCTAATCTCAAAGGAAAATACTTAATTGGGATGGACTtcccaaaattttcattactcATCACGTGAAACCTACAACATGATATATAGTGGggattttttcaaaaatgatgGGTCCAAAGTACGACCTGGCTTTCGTGCATCATGATCAGaatcattaaatatgaaatattacatcaaatattaatgcactatatatattaaaaaattataattttaatcctacaATTCAAAGGAGGTGGCATTTTTTAGTCCTgtacaaattgaattttgtaacTTAGTTTTGTAACTTTATACTTTTaccaattttaatccttttcaGCCAATTTAACTAGAAATTGCAGGactaaaatagcaatttaattgGACTGtgtgcaagtcacatgcaattttctaacaaaattgGCAGGAAAAGGAtgacactacaaaaaataaattacaggactaaattacGAAAGTTAAATCGTGCAGAACGAAAGTACGCTACTCCTTATAAGTTACAAAGCTAaagttgcattttttttcctatatatatagatagctatatatatatatatgtgtgtgtagtTTGAcgacactacaaaaaataaattagttatgttaCAAAtgattatgaattaaattaaaactacgAATTCAAAccaataaaacttaaattttgaccatGATTGATTGATATTTGTCTTAGtgttagttataattaaagtGTTTGACATGATTTATACCTGTGACCAAAACAATTAATAGCAGTTATCGTGCTACCGTTCAATTAATATTcaccattattttatttttaattatgataattaattataacaaaaagaattatattttctttttagtgtGCTCAGCTAAATGTTCTTGCACTTATTGATGTACAACTGTATTAGtcaaaaataacaaaagaaataaaccaaaattaatttattacaactaGCAATAATTCTGgaatgatattattaattagattgatAGTTTGCTATtacatttcatatataattaaactagTGATATTGATCACACGTTATATctaatatacattaattagaCGTACATAGAGTACgatttccctttttctttttctttttttaattacatggagtattatttcatttctatttttggaaAGTCATTGATGCCACATTTTGCTActatatgtattaaatgaaatatttgcctgaccaattatatatatatccttaaTTCAGATGGTTTTCCTGCTAGCTAAGTACAATACAATGATAATATATTCGACACGTTCTTAGGGATCGTTTACATTTGTAGTTCAAAAGGTCTGATCGAATAAAGTATgataagttataatttttttactttatatacCGCATTAATCGATAAATAACATTAAtgtgtgtataaataattagtgattgattttaattttattatatttatttaaaaaaatgaaaaaaggacatataaaataaataattggtcaaaattaataattaaaataaaccaatttgaaatttgtagaaataagaaattattagTAAAACTACTTAATGGGAAAGATGGTTatatgagaaataaataagtgtaATTGAGGGTATTTTagccaatttatattttgcgaactatataagatattttagagGTTTCACctttaataaatagtactAGCAATTGAGCACACTCGATGCTTGTGTGggattaaaatatacaatatttagttatatttatgaaaatgatcatttttgCAGGGTGAGAACGTACTTGTTCGACTGCTTCTTTCTTCATACACACAACGCTGCGTGGCATACCCTACACAACATCATCTGTGGAACTGCTGGAAAGATCGAAGGCTACTTGGACGAGGTCGAGAACAAATTGAAGTGCGAGATCACGATACTTCATGGGAAAGATGATGAGCTGATTCCTGTCGAGTGCAGTTACAACGTGCAATCAAGAATCCCTAGAGCCCATGTTAAGGTGGTCGAGAACAAAGATCACATTACCATAGTCGTCGGAAGGCAAAAGGCCTTTGCTCGGGAGCTTGAGGGTATTTGGAACAGTGCAGCAAGTGGCCATAGGGTGTGAATTTCCTTAGAAACTCAACATGAAAAAACGTTCTTTTTTTGGTTCTCCGACTCCATTCTCAGGACTCGAACCTATGATCTATTTTTTACACGAACAAGTTGCATCATTAGGCCGCTTGATCATCCTTTAAACATGACAAAAATGGTTCTCATTGATTTTCATCAAGATTAGGGTAAGAAAATTGGGGGTGTTTggcaagttcttttttttctttttttttttttatctgatCCTTAATTTCTTGTTCTCTTCTTATGAACTTTATATATGTTAGGGTTGTTGAAATGTTCATAAAACAACGTTGATGAAGTTTTGTGCTTCTTGTGATGGGAATTTGGTGTGGATTTGTTATGAATATAGAAAAATCGAGAAACTATGATTTTTGTTATccaattattcaatttttgccACAGTTTtccatctattttattttaggcTCTTGGCATCAGGCACGGATCGGCTGAAGTGAGAATTTGAGGGGatcgaaaaaattattaaaatacttttataatgaTACTTTTATTAGATCTGATtcaataaataagtaaaaatagtAACTGACATGTCtaatgaaaacaaatttacatatatatgtaaatttaatcATAGTTGTATTTGACATTCACATTTAAATTATCTAGATCTATAATCTACTTAATATCCAATTTGtctactattattttttcagtgtAGGTAATCTAGATCTATTGATGGTCTCTAATACTTCCcctcttttaatttatagtctaTTTTTTGgtgcattaatttttttcaagattttcagGCAGATCCATGGCAAGCCCTACgaaccaagaaaataaaaaaaaaagaaaggtgaCTGTTGATTTGGAACCCTTGAGAGTTCAGCCTTCAGATAAATCCAAGAGAAAGCCTTGTATCTAACCTGTTGGATGgaacaaattttctttcttggagcGCATCCATCAAGATAGCCTTAGGGCCTAAGATGAAGTTGGGTTTTATCGAAGGGAGAGGTCCCAAGCCAGCTGAAACTACTGAGGAATTTGTGTGATTGACTAGGGTAGATTGCCTGGTAATTTTTTGGTGTTAGGATTTTACATCTATAACTATTAtggaaaattataatcttttcaagatctagttaataaatatacaatgtaccatgataaaaattgaatagaaaTATTACCCTTAAAACTTAATTCCACATGTAATATTCCAAAGATAAATCCGCAAATGAAGCTCATCTGCTAGTGTCATAGGATCTTCACCAATGTAGAAGGTACGATAAAACTCTACTTACTCTTGTAAAATATCGAAAAGAATAATGGAGGGGGATCATCAGAATGTATTAGCACATTCTGCAAATAAGACACTCACAAAGTTTGAAATGGCCGACACTAGTATAAAAGGGAGAAGGAAGTGACTCTTCATTCATCCGTTGGGCCACATTCTTCCCAAAGGAAAATGGTTTGTTCCTTTTAATGTTCCTATcataattagatttttataaTCCACATTAAGAGTGAATGGAGTTACAAAACTCCAAAAGACTTCACAAGTCACTCACCTTTTCATCCTCCGTTATAATATATACCACATGTTAATAACCCATACCTTGTTACTATAGTGTGTAACCAACAGGATTTGATTAATACTAAGTTAGGGACTAAATCCAACAATATTAAGTGGTTTCTAGCAAAACGTTAGTACTCCTTAtcgttaattaaataattatcatctacgattaattatattatttaacaatttaaataatacgCTTGATTTGTGGAACAGTTTCAACACTTGGCTCTTGAATACATTGTCAAAAAACATAGTTGAGTTGTTCTTGTACATTAACTCGGCTAGGGAACTTTGGCTCGAAATAGAGGTAAGGCATGGGGTGAGCAACGACCCTATGGGTTACCAACTTCAATGAGAGATTGCATCTGCAGCTCAAGGAACACTTCCAATTTCTGCCTATTTTAGCAAACTCAAGAAACTTTGGAATGAGTTGGTTTGCTTGAAATCAATACCTTCTTGCAGCTGTCATGCTTCAAAGGATGTAGCTGACCTGCTTTAGGGAGATTATTAGATGCAGTTCTTAATGGATCTTACTGTTGGAATTGAGTGCTCACCATCTTCTACTGCAGTCACGGCGTCCTAGAAGAATCATATTCATCTTGTTGCTGGAGCAGGCCTTGATGATGATCTTATTGATCAAGGATAGAAGAAGTCGTTTCTTTGAGCAACAAAAGCAGAAGCGTGGCCACGCTTATTTCagtttctgtattttttgtaCAGTCAGCTTGTTTGTATAGTCATCTCAATGAGTCATTTATTCTGAACGTGATTGGGCCACGTAAGGCAATAGGTAGTTGATAATCTGTTACACGGTTTTAGCGGTAGATTTGTCTATTTAAGCATCGCCTTCTTCATTGCTCTCTGTAACACAAAAATTTACCAGAAATGAAAGGAATGCCTTTGCTCTATTTTTCTGCGGAATCTCGCATCTTTCCTACTTTGTTCAACTTGAATTTCttcatggtatcagagccttcttCTTGAAGTTCTCTTGATACGTTTGTTTTGCTGGttcaaatttctattttactAGAGCAACGAGTGCAGATTTATGGTAGATTCACCAACACTGGAAGCAGACCAGTATGAAAGAGAGGTGTTGTATTTGCATCCCTCAGACAATTCCAGCTTTGTGTTGGCATCTTCGCCCTTAATAGGCTCGAATTACTTGACGTGGAGCAGAGCGGTGTACGTTGCTCTAGGATGCAAGATGAAGCTTGCATTCATAGATGGAACATTTCCACGGCCTCCAGCAGGATCCGCTTTGTTTGAACAGTGGAGAAGAGTGGATTTAATGGTGACTTCGTGGCTGTGGAATTCAATTTCTAAGGACCTCGTTGAGGCCTTCATGTACGTGAGTTCTTCTCGTTAGTTGTGGCTGGAAATACAAGCTAGATACGGATGGAGCAGTGGTCCGTTGATATACCAAATACAGTGTGAAATTTCGTCGGTTTCGCAAGGAGATATGACCTTAACTAGCTATCtgacaaaagtgaaaaagCTATGGAATGAACTCTTTTGTTTGGCGCCATCACCCAAGTGCACTTGTGGAGGATGCACTTGTGGAATTAATAAAGCTTAGGAGAACAATGGAACACAACTTATGCAATTTCTCATGGGACTCCATGAGAATTTTGATAAAGAGAGGAGTCAATTGCTTATGATGGATCCATTTCCTGATTTGGAGAAGGCTTTCTCCATGATCTTTGCGGTAGAACAACAACGCAATATACAGAGACAATTGGGAGACAACAACAGTAATGCAACTTTTCAAGTTTCCCTGAGAGATAGCAGAGGTAATCCAAAACAAATGCAAAAACGCAGAAGTTTTGGGGACAGGGATAAACGGACTATGATGATTGGATAAACGATACCGGCGCCACAAACTATGTGTGTGCGCATCTgtcaaattttgattcttaTTCTACTCCTGTACACACTCATTTCGTGTATCTACCCGATGGCCTATGTTGGAGTTGTGAAGTTAACGGATGAGATCAAACTCAAATCAGTGTTCTACATTCCCAATTTTCCTGTCAACCTCTTGTCAGTGAGTCAGTTTTGTAaatagaataattacacttgcTTTTTCAATTGGTTTGGTTGCGTGTTGCAGGACCAGGGGAATAGACGAGTGCTTGCTAAGGGAAGGTTGAATAAGCGACTGTACATTCTGAAATCAAGTGGATCTAGGAGTTTAACTGCTTCGAATTACATTACTCCTACTTCATGTAATGCCGTAGTTGATTGTAACGATAGTTTGTGGCATGCTAGAATGGGACATGCCTCTATGGCAGCCATTAGGCGTATTCCAGCTTGTAATATCTCAAGAGATtgcttgaaaataaaatgtgacATTTATCCTCAGGCGAAACAATCAAGGCTTCCGTTTACAGTTAAGTGATTCTCATGCTACTGCAATTTTTGACTTGGTGCACTTAGATGTTTGGGGTCCTTACAAGACATCTATTTTAACGGGCAGCAATTATGTATTGACGATTCTAGATGACTACAGCAGATCGCTATGGACTTACCTCATTAAACATAAAGATCAAGTGGTTGGGACTTTGCAAACGTTTACAGCATTGGTTGAAACTCAATACAGAACTAAGATCAAGGTTAATCGCTCAGACAATGGGTCCGAGTTTGTGAATGCACAATGTCAAAGTTAGTGTCAGAAATTGGGAATTTTGCATCAAACCACTTGCGTTTATACTCCCCAGCAGAACGGGAGAATAGAGAGAAAGCACAGACAACTTCTAAACGTTGCTAGAGCATTGCTCTTTCAAGCTGCATTGCCGCTTCGCTTTTACTTCGAGAGATGTAGTGTTTCGCGAACTGGTTTTTCCCTTTGCTAAGGAGGTGACTGCAGATCAATTGAACTGTCCTTTGCCTATGATCACTGCTGGAACTAAGAATGAGCATTCTGCCATTCCTACCTTTTCTCCAACTGTGGTGTCATCATCACATACTGCAGAAACTGAGCAACTTTATGCAAATGCAGAATAACAATCCTCCACAACCTCAACAATAGTCACCAACGTTCCCTAGTAGGTCTGCCAGAGTTACTCGCAAGCCATTATGGTTAAACGATTTTGTATGTTGCAATGGTGCTCTCACTCCACATCCTTCCTATGTTAGTTTTCAATCCTTTGTAGCTTCCCTAACATCTTTACAGGAACCTCGCTCCTTCGCTGAAGCTGTTCAATGTCCCAAGTGGAGGGCAGCCATGGATGAGGAGCTCAAAGCgttggagaaaaataaaacttgggAGCTTACTCACCTTCCAGTTGGGAAATGCGCCATCGGATGCAAGTGGGTGTATAAGATCAAGTTGCGAGCTGATGGTTCGATGGAACGATACAAGGCTCGCCTTGTTGCCAAAGGTTTTAATCAAGTCGAAGGTGTCGACTACACTGAGTGTTTTTCGCCTGTGGCTAAGGCAGTAACCGTGCGCTTCTTCTTCACACTTGCAGCAGTAAAGGATGGCTCCTTCAGCAGTTGGACGTTAACAACGAGAAGATGTAGGGTACAAAACCCGAGTGGTATACTTTATCAACGAATCCCTAAACAACTATTACACTTGATTTGGAGTACAAAACTcctcaaatattaaaaatcgAGATTAcagtaataaaagaaaaatacacagaaataaagagataaaGGAATAAAACCGTAATTTCGAAAGAGGCTCAGAAACTAAGCCATATTCAGTCGTTAAAAGGTCACGGTCACTTGGCGACGCACCCACTCAGGCCAAACCATGGGTGCTCCACACAAACTCAAGATCACAGAGATCAACTCAGTAAATCGTCGGTCACAACAGACCCAACTGTTCACACAGAACACTCACAAAGAAAAGGAGGTCTCACAGAGAGTATAggttcagattttttttttggttcgCATATGTGAGGGCTTGAAGAACTCCCTTTTATAGGTCTCAAGAACCAGTAGAAATGGAAGGCAAGGTGGCTTTCCTAAAGCCATTAAGTTGGCTTAGGAAAGCCACCGTGACCGTCGCCGATGAACGGAGAAGGAAAGGGGAGTCATGGAAGGTAGCAGAATATtgagagaagaagagagacaTTCCATCGGAGCTAGTGAAGTAAGAGAAGGAGAAATGGGTTAGGACTAGGGTTTGActgatatatatgtaaaaggCACCTGGGTCGGGTCGTGGGTCGCAGCGGGTCGGGTATGGGCCACCAAGTGGGTTGGCCTTTTGTGGGCTTGGTGAGTTTTGGGCCTACCAGTAATTGGGTCCTGGGCCATAAATCACAACAGAAGACATTTACATGATTCCTCCGGCCGGTTATAAAGTGAATTATGGACAGGTTTGTAAACTAGTGAGGTCTTTGTACGGCTTGAAAGAGCCTCACGACAATAGAACGTCGAATTGACACAGAAATTGCAGGAATATGGGTTTATCCAATATGCCAATGATCATTGTCTTTTCCTCCTTTCCACTACCAATGGATTAATTTGTCTTCTAGTGTATGTCGACGACATACCTATTGCAGGTTCTGATAATAATGAACTTCAGAAAATGAAGGATTATTTGTACCGGTTGTTCACTATTAAAGATATTGGCCAAGCTCGCTACTTCCTGGGATTAGAGATCGTGCGAAGCTCTGATGGGATTTATTTGGCACAAACCAAATATATTATGGACATCATTGCCGACACGGGTTTACTCGACGCTAAAGCCATTCCCACACCTCTGCCTGCTGGACTTAAATTGAACTCTGAAACTGGACCTATGCTTCCTAATTATGAGTCCTACAGACGATTAATAAGCCGTCTACTATACCTCAACTATACCAGGCCAGATATCTCTTATTTTGTGCAACAGTCCAATATCTCAATAAACCGTGTGCATTTCACTGGAAGGTTGCACTTCATGTGGTCAGGTATTTAAAAGGTTGTCCCTCACTTAGTTTATTTCTCCCTGCAGCCAACTCATTGGATCTTCAAGCTTATTGTGACGCCTGGGGGTCTTGTCCTGATTCTAGGCGCTCTCTTACTGGGTTCTGCATTTTTTTGGGTGGTGCACTTGTTTCttggaaaaccaagaaacaatCAACAGTTTCGCGTTCGAGCACCGAGGCGGAATATCGAAGTTTAGCTGCCACAGTTTGTGAACTTCGTTGGCTGTCATTCTTACTTGCTGATTTTGGTGTTTCTGTGACTTTGCCTATCTCACTTTTTTGCGACAACAGGGCTGCCGGCACATCCTAGCTAATCCCGTTTTTCACGAACGAATGAAGCATATTGAGATAGATTGTCATGTTGCCCGTGACTTACTGACTCTTATGATCATGTTCAGAACTAGATATTGATGTTGAGCCGTTACTAAGAGTCACTAAGGTCCATTTGATGGTTTTGTgagtagaaaagaaaagggaactTAGcccaattttctcaaattctttACAAAACATGGCTATGCAGGTGAGAGGAAGTGAGTCAGGAATGAACAATTCTACCAATTATTACTAGAAAGAGAAGGCTGTAATAGACAAGCAAGGGCAAATAGAATTGCTTCAAAATACATAGCTATCCGGACTGGTATAAAGCCCTCATGGACCAAAGAAAGAAGGGAACAACTGCACTAGCAGGGGCATGTGTGCAACAGAAGGTCAAAATCTTGAACAGTAGTCTGTACAGAGTTTGGTGGATGATGAAGCTATTTATGAGTTTACCAAAAGTGAACTAAGAAGGATTTTGAGGGGAAGTGATCCAAAGTCTTCTAATGGCTCAACGTTTCATGAGTTTGAGGACTCGATAGGTAAGTTGCTTCTAAATTCTGTGTACAATTCCTTAACTTGTTGGATTATTGATAGAGGGCCTACTCCACACATGTGTAATTATAGTGTTGTGTTCCAA includes:
- the LOC105164396 gene encoding probable lysophospholipase BODYGUARD 3, whose translation is MAVEKHVVSVLTMAGGILHEILSFIVFTMLDLLDFLLCYAFKVADVIMEAERKPCYCSSGKEAITSSGKILVSEQGESKIVSLTCSKLQLEEISDTLYARPSWVSKFSKCSFLQSSKRISRRSAGPVRPTFTVNPTIVEMLQGRIGRQQMFPVPRWSDCDCKTCTSWTSSSCKETLFVKADGAKDIVQEDVLFIHGFISSSAFWTETLYPNFSKSAKSKYRLLAVDLLGFGRSPKPTDSLYTLREHLEMIERSVLEAYNVKSFHIVAHSLGCILALALAVKHPGSVKSLTLLAPPYFPAPKGEASAQHMMRRIAPRRLWPMITFGASIACWYEHITRAFCLVMCKNHRLWESITRLLTGNRVRTYLFDCFFLHTHNAAWHTLHNIICGTAGKIEGYLDEVENKLKCEITILHGKDDELIPVECSYNVQSRIPRAHVKVVENKDHITIVVGRQKAFARELEGIWNSAASGHRV